The following proteins are co-located in the Xiphophorus maculatus strain JP 163 A chromosome 24, X_maculatus-5.0-male, whole genome shotgun sequence genome:
- the LOC106700053 gene encoding B- and T-lymphocyte attenuator: MRLEHRWVVLIWSIWTVQFLTTEADDDDCTTDLKVRRNTSYKASLGQELRIECPVAFCSNLPPTICWYKVKEEHICLNDNNSNHMKTEWKRSNPSEGIFYLLFQSIISNDSGEYRCKGGGSRSHIIYINVYDMDTNDTRKPITNDTNNKPETDPADTFLMYMYSAAGIGSFVVIVIIISVICMVGCKGKSKKEKQKENQYMEMPLAERVVPNTSGIQHSPRGSPNPLPPRRPSGRKATGQPAELMPSRDNQPPYGQRTRDRNRNGAQAEEAGSVVYAALNHVPPPREAPRPQRQIEETEYAAIRLV; this comes from the exons ATGAGGCTTGAGCACCGCTGGGTGGTCCTGATTTGGTCCATTTGGACCGTCCAGTTCCTCACCACTGAGGCTGACG ATGACGACTGCACAACAGATCTAAAAGTTCGTCGGAATACGAGTTATAAAGCGTCTCTGGGACAAGAACTCAGGATTGAATGTCCAGTTGCGTTCTGTAGCAATTTACCACCAACAATCTGCTGGTATAAAGTTAAGGAAGAACATATTTGTCTCAATGACAACAATAGCAATCACATGAAGACGGAATGGAAAAGATCAAATCCGTCAGAAGGGATATTCTACTTGTTATTTCAAAGCATCATCAGCAATGATTCAGGTGAATATCGGTGTAAAGGTGGAGGCAGTAGGAGTCACATCATCTATATCAATGTTTATG ATATGGACACAAACGACACACGTAAACCAATAACCAATGACACAA ACAACAAACCCGAAACTGATCCAGCAGATACATTTTTGATGTATATGTACTCTGCTGCTGGGATTGGTTCCTTTGTCGTCATAGTGATTATTATTTCTGTGATATGCATGGTAGGGTGTAAAG GGAAgtcaaagaaagagaaacaaaaagaaaatcag TACATGGAGATGCCGTTGGCTGAGCGAGTCGTCCCAAACACCAGCGGGATCCAGCACTCACCAAGAGGAAGCCCCAACCCGCTGCCACCCCGCAGGCCCAGCGGGAGAAAAGCCACAGGGCAACCTGCGGAGCTGATGCCATCGAGAGACAACCAGCCGCCTTACGGCCAGAGGACACGAGACAGAAACAGGAATGGGGCCCAGGCGGAGGAAGCAGGTTCTGTTGTGTATGCTGCTCTCAACCATGTACCCCCACCTAGGGAAGCTCCCCGGCCACAGAGGCAGATAGAGGAGACAGAGTACGCAGCTATACGTTTGGTGTGA
- the LOC102219527 gene encoding splicing factor U2AF 35 kDa subunit isoform X1, whose product MAEYLASIFGTEKDKVNCSFYFKIGACRHGDRCSRLHNKPTFSQTILIQNIYRNPQNSAQTADASRCAVSDVEMQEHYDEFFEEVFTEMEEKYGEVEEMNVCDNLGDHLVGNVYVKFRREEDAEKAVMDLNNRWFNAQPIHAELSPVTDFREACCRQYEMGECTRGGFCNFMHLKPISRELRRELYGRRRKKHRSRSRSRERRSRSKDRRRGDRERRKSRDRERSGRF is encoded by the exons ATGGCGGAGTATCTGGCGTCCATCTTCGGCACAGAGAAAGACAA GGTAAATTGTTCCTTCTATTTCAAAATTGGAGCCTGCAGACATGGAGACCGATGCTCAAGATTGCACAATAAACCAACCTTCAGCCAG ACCATCTTGATCCAGAACATCTACCGTAACCCTCAGAACAGCGCTCAGACTGCCGACGCCTCTCGCT GTGCCGTGAGCGATGTGGAAATGCAGGAACATTACGACGAGTTCTTTGAG GAGGTGTTCACAGAGATGGAGGAGAAGTAtggagaggtggaggagatgaATGTGTGTGATAACCTCGGTGACCACCTTGTCGGCAATGTATATGTGAAG TTTCGTCGTGAGGAGGACGCAGAGAAAGCAGTCATGGACCTGAACAACCGCTGGTTCAACGCCCAGCCCATCCACGCAGAGCTGTCCCCGGTCACTGACTTCAGAGAAGCCTGCTGCCGCCAGTATGAAATGGG GGAATGCACCCGAGGAGGATTCTGCAACTTCATGCATCTGAAGCCCATATCACGGGAACTCCGTAGGGAGCTCTACGGCCGCCGCAGGAAAAA GCACCGCTCTCGTTCCCGTTCCCGAGAACGGCGCTCCCGCTCCAAGGATCGACGGCGGGGCGATCGCGAGAGGCGGAAGTCCAGGGACCGGGAGCGGTCCGGGAGGTTCTGA
- the LOC102219527 gene encoding splicing factor U2AF 35 kDa subunit isoform X2, whose protein sequence is MQEHYDEFFEEVFTEMEEKYGEVEEMNVCDNLGDHLVGNVYVKFRREEDAEKAVMDLNNRWFNAQPIHAELSPVTDFREACCRQYEMGECTRGGFCNFMHLKPISRELRRELYGRRRKKHRSRSRSRERRSRSKDRRRGDRERRKSRDRERSGRF, encoded by the exons ATGCAGGAACATTACGACGAGTTCTTTGAG GAGGTGTTCACAGAGATGGAGGAGAAGTAtggagaggtggaggagatgaATGTGTGTGATAACCTCGGTGACCACCTTGTCGGCAATGTATATGTGAAG TTTCGTCGTGAGGAGGACGCAGAGAAAGCAGTCATGGACCTGAACAACCGCTGGTTCAACGCCCAGCCCATCCACGCAGAGCTGTCCCCGGTCACTGACTTCAGAGAAGCCTGCTGCCGCCAGTATGAAATGGG GGAATGCACCCGAGGAGGATTCTGCAACTTCATGCATCTGAAGCCCATATCACGGGAACTCCGTAGGGAGCTCTACGGCCGCCGCAGGAAAAA GCACCGCTCTCGTTCCCGTTCCCGAGAACGGCGCTCCCGCTCCAAGGATCGACGGCGGGGCGATCGCGAGAGGCGGAAGTCCAGGGACCGGGAGCGGTCCGGGAGGTTCTGA
- the LOC102221949 gene encoding cystathionine beta-synthase-like, producing the protein MPSVPSSKEAVKDSVCPHSAKLHGQANGDAKLQEGSFPVSANEDSGKTIQINTKNPAVDRKWIRPDLPSRCTWSLEASKADSPHGHFSKSASPTILPDILHRIGDTPMVQINKIPKAFGVKCEILAKCEFFNAGGSVKDRISLRMVEDAERAGILKPGDTIIEPTSGNTGIGLALAAAVKGYRCIIVMPEKMSMEKVDVLRALGAEIVRTPTSARFDSPESHVGVAWRLKNEIPDSHILDQYRNPSNPLAHYDTTAEEILKQCDGKLDMLVAGAGTGGTITGIARKLKEKCPNIRIIGVDPEGSILAEPEEINKTDKTQYEVEGIGYDFIPTVLDRSVVDTWYKSNDEESFNMARLLIRDEGLLCGGSSGTAMAAAVKFAKELKEGQRCVVILPDSIRNYMSKFLSDKWMVQKGFLREEDIMVKKPWWWNLKVQSLNLSAPLTVLPTVSCQQTIKILKEKGFDQAPVVDNAGVILGMVTLGNMLSSILAGKIKLSDPVSKVLYKQFKQIRLNDNLGNLSRILEIDHFALVVHEQIQYLTSGSTALKQMVFGVVTAVDLLNFVTGRERRERSLSESTDEL; encoded by the exons ATGCCATCTGTTCCCTCATCCAAGGAGGCCGTCAAAGACTCCGTGTGCCCTCACTCTGCCAAGCTGCACGGCCAGGCCAACGGAGACGCCAAGCTCCAAGAGGGCTCGTTTCCCGTCTCCGCCAACGAAGACTCCGGCAAAACCATtcagatcaacacaaagaacCCCGCTGTAGACAGGAAGTGGATCCGGCCAGACCTCCCCAGCCGCTGCACGTGGAGCCTGGAGGCCTCCAAAGCAGACTCGCCCCACGGACATTTTTCAAA GTCTGCCtcccccaccatccttccagacATCCTGCATCGGATCGGCGACACTCCCATGGTACAGATCAACAAGATCCCCAAAGCGTTTGGAGTCAAATGTGAAATAC tggcCAAGTGTGAGTTCTTCAACGCTGGAGGCAGCGTGAAGGACAGGATCAGCCTGCGGATGGTTGAAGATGCAGAGAGAGCGGGCATCCTCAAGCCTGGAGATACCATCATAGAGCCCACCTCTGGAAACACAG GTATCGGACTGGCCCTGGCTGCTGCTGTTAAAGGTTACCGCTGCATCATCGTCATGCCTGAGAAGATGAGCATGGAGAAG GTGGATGTGCTCAGAGCTCTCGGAGCCGAGATTGTCCGAACTCCCACCAGCGCTCGTTTCGATTCCCCCGAGTCTCACGTGGGCGTGGCTTGGCGCCTGAAGAACGAGATCCCAGACTCGCACATCCTGGACCAGTACCGTAACCCTAGCAACCCGCTGGCTCACTATGACACCACGGCCGAGGAGATCCTGAAGCAATGTGACG GTAAATTGGACATGCTGGTGGCCGGAGCAGGAACAGGAGGAACCATCACAGGCATCGCCCGCAAACTGAAGGAGAAATGCCCCAACATCAGA ATTATTGGTGTCGACCCAGAAGGTTCCATCCTGGCCGAGCCTGAGGAGATCAATAAGACCGATAAGACCCAGTACGAAGTGGAGGGAATCGGCTACGACTTCATCCCCACTGTCCTCGACAGATCA GTTGTTGATACTTGGTACAAATCCAACGATGAAGAGTCCTTCAATATGGCCCGCCTGCTCATCAGGGATGAAGGACTCCTATGTG GGGGCAGCTCTGGGACTGCCATGGCTGCAGCTGTGAAGTTCGCCAAAGAGCTGAAGGAGGGCCAGCGCTGCGTCGTCATCCTGCCGGACTCCATCCGCAACTACAT GTCAAAGTTCCTGAGTGATAAGTGGATGGTCCAGAAAGGCTTCCTGAGGGAGGAGGACATCATGGTGAAGAAGCCTTG GTGGTGGAACCTGAAGGTGCAGAGCCTGAACCTGTCGGCGCCGCTCACCGTCCTGCCGACCGTCAGCTGCCAGCAGACCATCAAGATCCTGAAGGAGAAGGGCTTCGACCAGGCGCCCGTGGTGGACAACGCTGG GGTGATTCTGGGAATGGTGACGCTGGGAAACATGCTGTCATCGATTCTCGCCGGGAAGATCAAGCTGTCCGATCCTGTCAGCAAAGTTCTCTACAAGCAGTTCAAACAG ATACGCCTGAATGATAATTTGGGAAACTTGTCTCGCATTCTGGAAATCGACCACTTTGCCCTGGTGGTGCATGAACAGATCCAAT ATCTAACCAGTGGCTCGACCGCTCTGAAGCAGATGGTTTTCGGCGTGGTGACAGCCGTCGACCTGCTCAACTTTGTCACTGGCCGGGAACGAAGAGAGCGCTCCCTGTCGGAGTCCACCGATGAGCTGTGA